The proteins below are encoded in one region of Salvelinus fontinalis isolate EN_2023a chromosome 10, ASM2944872v1, whole genome shotgun sequence:
- the LOC129863873 gene encoding ubiquitin-conjugating enzyme E2 G1-like — MTDQSSLLLRKQLAELNKNPVEGFSAGLIDDDNIHQWEVVVIGPQDTLFEGGFFKAYLTFPHDYPHRPPKMKFITEIWHPNVAKNGDVCISILHEPGEDKFGYEKPEERWLPIHTVETIMISVISMLADPNGDSPANVDAAKEWREDPCGEFKRKVARCVRKSQEMAFD; from the exons ATGACCGATCAATCATCACTGTTGCTTCGAAAACAACTGGCAG AGCTCAACAAGAACCCTGTGGAGGGATTTTCTGCCGGTCTCATAGACGATGATAACATCCATCAGTGGGAGGTGGTTGTTATTGGCCCTCAAGATACATTATT CGAGGGTGGTTTCTTTAAAGCCTACTTGACCTTTCCCCATGACTACCCACATAGGCCTCCAAAGATGAAGTTCATCACAGAAATATGGCATCCCAATG TTGCAAAGAATGGTGACGTGTGTATCTCCATCCTGCACGAGCCCGGAGAGGACAAGTTTGGCTATGAGAAGCCTGAGGAGCGCTGGCTGCCCATTCACACTGTAGAGACCATCATGATCAGTGTCATCTCCATGCTGGCCGACCCGAACGGCGACTCACCCGCCAATGTGGACGCAGCC AAAGAATGGAGAGAGGATCCTTGTGGAGAGTTCAAGAGGAAGGTGGCTCGCTGTGTACGAAAGAGTCAGGAGATGGCGTTTGACTAG
- the LOC129863871 gene encoding GPN-loop GTPase 3 isoform X2, whose translation MPRYAQLVMGPAGSGKSTYCSTLIQHAEAINRSVQVVNLDPAAEHFDYPVMADIRELIMVDDVMEDESLRFGPNGGLVFCMEYFANNFDWLEESLGHVEDDYILFDCPGQIELYTHLPVMRQLVEQLQQWEFRVCGVFLVDSQFMVETFKFISGIMAALSAMVSLEIPTVNIMTKMDLLSPKAKKEIEKYLDPDMYSMMEDNSVTIRSKKFKKLTKAICGLIDDYSMVRFLPFDRTDEEGINIVLQHIDFSIQYGEDLEFKEPKEPDEEPDNTNYDDFFQDKED comes from the exons ATGCCTCGTTATGCTCAACTGGTGATGGGCCCCGCTGGAAGTGGAAAG AGTACCTACTGCTCTACACTGATCCAGCATGCAGAAGCCATAAACCGCTCAGTACAGGTGGTCAACCTAGACCCAGCCGCTGAACACTTTGATTACCCAGTCATGGCAG ATATCCGGGAGCTCATCATGGTGGATGACGTGATGGAGGATGAGTCACTGAGGTTTGGCCCAAATGGAGGGCTGGTGTTCTGCATGGAGTACTTTGCCAACAACTTTGACTGGCTGGAGGAGAGTCTGGGTCACGTGGAGGACGACTACATACTGTTTGACTGTCCTG GTCAAATAGAGCTCTACACACACCTCCCTGTGATGAGGCAGCTGGTAGAGCAGCTCCAGCAATGGGAATTCCGTGTCTGTGGCGTCTTCCTGGTGGACTCACAGTTCATGGTGGAGACCTTCAAG TTCATCTCTGGTATCATGGCTGCGTTGAGTGCCATGGTGTCCTTGGAGATCCCAACAGTCAACATCATGACCAAAATGGACCTGCTCAGTCCCAAGGCCAAGAAGGAAATTGAAAA GTACCTGGACCCTGACATGTACTCAATGATGGAGGACAACTCTGTCACCATTAGGAGCAAGAAGTTCAAGAAGCTGACCAAAGCCATCTGTGGTTTG ATTGATGACTACAGCATGGTGAGATTCTTGCCTTTTGATCGCACAGACGAGGAAGGCATCAACATAGTGCTTCAGCACATCGACTTTTCCATACAGTATGGAGAAGACTTGGAGTTCAAAGAGCCAAag GAGCCTGACGAGGAGCCAGACAACACAAATTATGATGATTTCTTCCAGGACAAAGAGGACTGA
- the LOC129863871 gene encoding GPN-loop GTPase 3 isoform X1 — translation MPRYAQLVMGPAGSGKSTYCSTLIQHAEAINRSVQVVNLDPAAEHFDYPVMADIRELIMVDDVMEDESLRFGPNGGLVFCMEYFANNFDWLEESLGHVEDDYILFDCPVMSAGQIELYTHLPVMRQLVEQLQQWEFRVCGVFLVDSQFMVETFKFISGIMAALSAMVSLEIPTVNIMTKMDLLSPKAKKEIEKYLDPDMYSMMEDNSVTIRSKKFKKLTKAICGLIDDYSMVRFLPFDRTDEEGINIVLQHIDFSIQYGEDLEFKEPKEPDEEPDNTNYDDFFQDKED, via the exons ATGCCTCGTTATGCTCAACTGGTGATGGGCCCCGCTGGAAGTGGAAAG AGTACCTACTGCTCTACACTGATCCAGCATGCAGAAGCCATAAACCGCTCAGTACAGGTGGTCAACCTAGACCCAGCCGCTGAACACTTTGATTACCCAGTCATGGCAG ATATCCGGGAGCTCATCATGGTGGATGACGTGATGGAGGATGAGTCACTGAGGTTTGGCCCAAATGGAGGGCTGGTGTTCTGCATGGAGTACTTTGCCAACAACTTTGACTGGCTGGAGGAGAGTCTGGGTCACGTGGAGGACGACTACATACTGTTTGACTGTCCTG TGATGTCTGCAGGTCAAATAGAGCTCTACACACACCTCCCTGTGATGAGGCAGCTGGTAGAGCAGCTCCAGCAATGGGAATTCCGTGTCTGTGGCGTCTTCCTGGTGGACTCACAGTTCATGGTGGAGACCTTCAAG TTCATCTCTGGTATCATGGCTGCGTTGAGTGCCATGGTGTCCTTGGAGATCCCAACAGTCAACATCATGACCAAAATGGACCTGCTCAGTCCCAAGGCCAAGAAGGAAATTGAAAA GTACCTGGACCCTGACATGTACTCAATGATGGAGGACAACTCTGTCACCATTAGGAGCAAGAAGTTCAAGAAGCTGACCAAAGCCATCTGTGGTTTG ATTGATGACTACAGCATGGTGAGATTCTTGCCTTTTGATCGCACAGACGAGGAAGGCATCAACATAGTGCTTCAGCACATCGACTTTTCCATACAGTATGGAGAAGACTTGGAGTTCAAAGAGCCAAag GAGCCTGACGAGGAGCCAGACAACACAAATTATGATGATTTCTTCCAGGACAAAGAGGACTGA
- the LOC129863872 gene encoding actin-related protein 2/3 complex subunit 3-B-like produces MPAYHSGLMDGDTKMVGNMAMLPLKTQFKGPAAKETKDSDIIEEAIYYFKANVFFKNYEIKNEADRTLIYVTLYISECLKKLQKCSSRGQGEKEMYTLGITNFPIPGEPGFPLNAMYAKPSNKQEEETMRAYLQQIRQETGLRLCDRVFDPQTDKPSKWWVCFVKKQFMNKSLSAPGQ; encoded by the exons ATGCCG GCGTATCACTCTGGCTTGATGGATGGGGACACCAAGATGGTGGGGAACATGGCTATGCTGCCACTAAAAACCCAATTCAAGGGCCCTGCAGCGAAAGAGA CCAAAGATTCAGACATCATTGAGGAGGCCATCTACTATTTCAAAGCTAATGTCTTCTTTAAGAATTATGAAATCAAG aATGAGGCAGACAGGACACTGATCTACGTCACCCTGTACATTTCTGAATGCCTGAAGAAGCTACAGAAG TGCAGCTCCAGGggtcagggagagaaggagatgtaCACCCTGGGCATCACCAACTTCCCCATCCCTGGAGAACCTGGTTTCCCTCTCAACGCCATGTATGCAAAGCCCAGCAACAAGCAGGAAGAAG AGACCATGAGGGCGTACCTGCAGCAGATCCGCCAGGAGACAGGGCTGAGGCTGTGTGACCGTGTGTTTGACCCCCAGACAGATAAACCCAGCAAG TGGTGGGTGTGCTTTGTTAAGAAACAGTTCATGAACAAAAGCCTTTCAGCTCCTGGACAGTAG